tagtatcgttaatttcaagtcttccaTCACATTGGCAGAAACAAATCATATGCAATTAGAGCCGGAAAAATAATtaatccgctcacctctcgagtcctctatcgggtctgagtcactcgttcatcacaggCCAATCATGCACTTTTAGagtcggaaaaagaattgatctgtttatctttcgagtcctcgggtttgagtcattctgtcacgtgatgaacgaacgatcatggctcctatcggcttatatgtgactgtcagtgtaacgtgaatgaacccctgacatttggaGACATGAaaaggtgagctgagcaaagagacaaaaatgccttcatagacaaaagagcagatCAACATTGAATTATTTTCTCCTTATATTCGGTTTATGACTTATTTGACGTGCAATCAActttttgggctagttgtagatgtctttggaagcaattcgtaacattttaataatattttggcaaattgaaccaaatgaacgaaatgactcgaaaaaagattcgttcatcttaatgaacaagactcaaagatccgagtcagtaaaatgatctgaacttcccatcactactctCCAGTGTGAAACGTCTGATGCAGCTTTAATTTTAgaactgtaataaaagtcttctcacactcaaagcacaaaTACTCTTTCACACCTGTGTGGATCTTTATGTGTTCATTAGGGTTTACTGATTGGTTGATACTTTTCCCACAccaagtgcatgtgaatggtttatctccagtgtgggtcttcatgtgtttattaaggtctgaggagttgctgaaactcatcccacaccgaAGCTGTGGGTTTTTCTCCATTGTGGTTTATCATGTGTAGATAAAGGAGTGATGGTTGGCTGaaattcttcccacactgagtgcatgtcaatagtttctcttcagtgtggttcctcatgtgtagattaaggtgtgatgGGCAGTTGAATCTCTTCCCACACttagtgcatgtgaatggtttctctccagtgtggatcctcatgtgttgactAAGGGATGATGAGCGGacgaaactcttcccacactgagtgcatgtgaatggtttctctccagtgtggatcatcatgtgtttattaaggtctgatgattggctaaaactcttcccacactgtatgcatgtgaatggtttctctccagtgtggatccttgtgtgtttattaaggtgtgatgagcagctgaaactcttaccacacttagtgcatgtgaatggtttctctccagtgtggatcatcatgtgttgattaagggatgatgagcagatgaaactcttcccacactgagtgcacgtgaatggtttttctccagtgtggatcatcatgtgtttattaaggtctgatgattggctgaaactcttcccacactgagtgcatgtgaatggtttctctccagtgtggatcctcgtgtgattattaaggtgtgatgagtagctgaaactcttctcacactgggtgcatgtgaatggtttctctccagtgtggatcctcatgtgtcgattaagggatgatgagcggacgaaactcttcccacacttagtgcatgtgaatggtttctctccggtgtggatcatcatgtgctcattaaggtatgatgattgcctaaaactcttcccacactgtatgcatgtgaatggtttctctccagtgtgaatcatcatgtgttgatttagggatgatgagcggctgaaactcttcccacactgagtgcatgtgaatggtttctctccggtgtggatcatcatgtgataattaaggtgtgatgattggctgaaactcttcccacactgagtgcatgtgaatggtttctctccagtgtgaatcatcatgtgttgatttagggatgatgagcggctgaaactcttcccacactgagtgcatgtgaatggtttctctccagtgtggattatcatgtgaatcttaagtttgtttttgcttgtcaaaatctttccacactgagtgcaggtgaaacgattattgtctctccttttcaaaacaccatcagtctgtaaattagttttttccttaattttcacatgatgtttctcctctttactcccctcattctcttcaatcaggtctgaaataaaaaaaaaagttttcattaagacttaaaaactctcatcaaaagctgaaaagtgaaaagacactggaaacattgtctacacacactgtatttctgatgcacattaaatgttaaataaatcagatcatattttgtttggtccattaacatgtacacatttaagcagattcaatttaattcatctatatttatctagtgcttttacaatgtaaactggGTCAAAgtcgcttaacatagaagttactgtaaattgaaacggtgtcagtccagtttttagagtttcttacataattgatcataaaagtaattttggtcaCATTGATAAGGCACAGATTTGAAAGGTGTAAATGGTGGACGACCCCAGTATTCCAGTTTGGATGTGGCAGATCCTAATTAGGTGCCATGGTTGCCCCCCAATTGGTTCAAAGCATATAAATGCGAGAGTGAGCTAGCTTCTGTAGGATAGTGTGGCTACTGGGCGTTGTTTGGCATTATTTATATgcgtagttaaagttagttattttctttattttcccctagacatttgtttcttgatttgttgttttatttgttgtgtaTAATAATTAAGTTGCATATACATTCTTTTTGTTGTCTGAGCTCTCCTATGTTGCAACTCGAACGAGGGGGTCATAACAATggtctatttttttttgttttttatattcataattacaacaaaatgtttttctaaaatttgtTTAGCAGAAAGGGAATACTTGTTCATACTGTGCCTGACTGGTAAGCACATCAGAAAAAAAGTTCTGGGGTAACAGCTGAACGAACGGCTGAATATTTGCCTTGTAGACATGagacatacctgtacagcatctgcataaaggctggaATGTACACCTTTCCCCCTTCTTTGCTGATGggatttcatccactctggggtgattttgaggcttaataaaactttctctgtgtttcagcaaactaACTGATTTTTggggacatcttattttgacatattctaagtaaatgctttaaaaaaaaactcaatagacTGTGGGCAAATTTACTCATTTTTTCGTTATATTCTTGATATCTTAAAATTTCTTGATATCGACGTCACTTGATATGATGGCTCCGAGCATGGCCGCCGTGTTGCGAGCTCCCAGcaaactttgttttgttttgagtgttttcccaggtgaaaaaaaagtgtgctaaaatgcactttatttaagtatacttagtacacttttcagtaatgtactaaaagtgcttattcgcacactaattttgtacttaatgtactaaaagatagtattatgtatatgttaagataaacttaataccatctaagtgcactcaactgtgctattttgagacaccctgaaattgaactaaaatgtgcttttaacatactatatctgtattttaaaatatatgtttagttacaactagaaatacacgtgaaccctacttttaaacatttaaatatatttatgactaatttaaagtataatagtaatatattaaaagaatatacaaattgtaaaaaaaagtgtgctaaatactgtattaaaagtgctcgattttcccaaactaattttgtatttaatttactaaaaattagtattaagtacattttaagataaacttaagtacatctaagtgcactcaactgtgctattatgagacaaaatgaagctgatctaaaatgtgcttttaacatactcaACATCACCTTCCGAAGAGCTCCATTAGAAAAGACTCCTTCTGCAAGCAGAATATGACTCCCTGACAAGTGAAAATGCAAAGGATCTCCACATAAGATCATGCTAGATTCATTATGAATGTAGTGGGATCACCTGGTGTCATCACAAGTGATTTTTCTATTAGCCAATCGTATAACTCTTGGGTGTGTATATAAGGGAGGATTTGGGTGTGTGTTGTGTACTGAAGCACCGCTTGTGCGTCTCTACCGGAGTCCCGCCTCTGCCCCTTCCGTTCCTGCAGGTAGACATTGTTTTGCTTTCCCTTTAGCGTCGGGTTGCGTAGTGGTTTTTTAACAGGCTGTATTTAATTTCTTAGCATCTGCGGATAAGATTGGCTGTAGCCTGTGTTGCTGTCACCCCAGCTGGATCGCTTTTTTATTCCTGGGCTGTGTTTTAATCTACAACTGCGTCCGTGAGTGCGGGTTGCTAAGTGGCTTGCAAACTAGAGGTATGTAAGTTACGCTTTTAATAATAATGCGCCGATCTGTCCAGTGACTTAATGTCTTGTCCTTTTTTTAGGAAGAATAACTGCGTGTGGGCACGCCGAGGGAGCAACATTAGTGATATTGCTGCTTTTGCTTTACAGACCGCTGCATTTTCTAGACCACTGCTTTCTAGACTGCTGCTTTATATTGCTGCTTTATAAACTGCTGCTTTACAGACCACTGCTTTCTCTTTAATATTGACCGCTGATTTGATATGGCTGCATATTGCTGCTTGGAGTCCGTTTGCCGATACATTTTTAGTGCGTGGATTCATTTTGTGTTTTCTGggtttcattatttttctttttgtaccTAATTCATTGTTTGATTTGTGCTTCCTGTGGGAAGTTTATTCTTTTtgagttaattaatttattattattactgtttttgttttagttcCTCTTGCAAGGAGATTTTTTTTATGAATCTCTCTTGGGGAATTTCTGTGTTGTGTGAGATTGTGACTGTACAAttgttgtcatttttgttttgtaggaGCTGAGGCTTCCAGGCAGGCCGTTAGTTGTCCATCGTGCGGTGGTGGGATACGACActgagtgctgtgtgtgtgtgtgtgtgtgtgtgtgtgtgtgtgtgtgtgtgtgtgtgtggtgcacttGCGGTAAGACCATTTGTAATTTTGTAGAGTTTGGTGCTAAGCAACTAGCTTACCTGCCACTGGTAAGCCTCTACTCCTCCTTTTGTTATTGTGTGTTATTTATGTGATTGTGTGGCTACTATCAGCTATCAAgctttttaaaagtgatttatatTGGATAATTAAggaaaattttgtatttttggtATTCACGTCTCATGCCTTTTTCTTCACACAAAGAACCTGTGTTAATTTCCCTATGATCAGGGTGGCGTAGTCagctttaatttagtatttttttttttctcccaacttACCGCTCCGCTACATGAACATGGTGAACGAGCTGccaggttattgtgttaccaactgAAACAATCCTCAGCAGCTGGTTTTATAGCAGCAGTTAGTAAGGGTGATGGCAGTATTATTACTGATCAACAGAGAATTAATGATCAATTTAAACACTTTTATAAAACCCCTAGCAGCTCTGAGGTAAACGAAATTGGACGTATTGAgagctttttcaattatttagaaTTGCCATACCTTTGTGATTCAGATCAGTTGGCATTAGAATGAAATATAACACCTTCtgaaattaaaaatgcaattaaaaaattgaaaaccggAAAAGCACCAGGCCCTGATGACTTCCGGCCAAGTTTTATAAGAAGTTTACTGCCAAGCTAACACCACTGTTGTGCAATGTATTTGATGAAGCTCTTGTTTTGGAGACAATTTTTTTAGGTACTTTCAAGTCCATAGTTTCGTTAAAAAACACTTCTCTCCTTCACTGAACCAACCAAAAGCATGTTGGATAGATGAATTGGTAAATATGGACTCATATCAAAGGGGTATGATGTCCATGTTGTATGAAGTGGTCTAAAGAACTGCCTCCCCTTCTCTAAATTGTATAAAGCTAAAATGGGAAGACAGACTGGGACTAGAAATATCAGATACAGCTTGGCAATATGCCATAGAACTGGTACACTCATCCCCTGTATGTATTAGACATGGTCTTCTTCAGTTTAAGGTGCTTCTTAGGCTTCACCTATCTAGGAGCAAGCTGGCAAAAATGTATCCAGGGTCAGATTCATCTTGCCCCAGATGTGGTTTGGAGCCAGCAGATCTGATGTTCTGGCGATGCCCTAGATTACATAAATTTTGGGCCAATATTTTTGGATCATTTTCATCTATATGTAAGAGAGATCATTGCCTTTTCTTCTTTATTGGCCAGACGCCTGATTCTCCTAAGATGGAAAAAACAAACCCACCATCCCACAAACATTAGAATTGTTATCACATCTTAAACTCGAGCACCTTAAGTACATCATCCAAGACTCTACAAAAAAGTTTTAGAGGTTTGGCAGCCTTTCCTCTTTTACATGGAACGCTCAGAGGTTATTATATCCTTGGTGAAAGTTTATCCCtagtttcctaatttattttatctatttttattaattaatttatttttatctttcacCCTTTTTCTTTATGGGGTGTATGTCTGTAGCTATGTACCATGTTAATTTGTTGTTCAATATGTGTGTTGTGGAAAAATTGAAGACTTTggaaaaatcaattaaaatagttgaataataggaatgtaagcagtactaaaacatAGTTTTTAGAAGAGTAATAATCCAATTAATCTACTTACAATCTACTTGCATGTCTCTGTCGAAGGTCTGTGAATTTAAGCTAGTTATTAATTAAAGAAGAACAAGCctttctcgtacgtgactttgttctttgtgtgactgaaatgtaggtaATGGGTAAGCAggatgagaaaaaaatatatattcttctattatatattccttctatgctaatcaaGGACTTCTGAGACATTgcaagcatgggatgggtcctcctggcTTGGTAGAGTTGATCACAGCTCCagtacacatctctgccatttgcttgcagtaaccatgtgcttttcaccatacacaattcttCTGCTTGTGATCTTCCTTCAGATAGCTTTATCATGTTtagtgtcatttgacagtttatgacttaagCGTTGTAGTGctaaaatcaacagagacattgattgcttgtatttcaatatatttactattgttgagtcatggcctgaggagagtatgttaatgttctcACCCACTTTATCTCCTCTGCTGTGCTCTCATGTTCAGTTCGTTTTGGGGGTTGATTTTCACTCATGtctgacaatgctttgctcagggtataataaggaACGGTAagtgttgatctgggagaatggcttttactctgcatctcctgCACAAGGCTGCGTAGCCTCAtttgctaacaaaggcagtttcactgtttttgttgctcagcagtgcacgTTACAgctaatttatttatacagtatgttagtttgtttcattctactgtctgtatattaaaacatgtaaattaataaacaactttACCTGCTTTAAGCTTTGAGATtttttctctttatcaatgataataacaacttggatggagtcagattaattacaatggagtcagataaataatggattttaaCACgtcatccttcaactgctttctgtttctgattattggttcagaatagcagcgtaagctccAAACCTTacagctgtttccatccaaaaatgccaattaaatttatttgcaaaactggaatatcgcataaaaaatatgcaaataaatcagtgttGTCGGGCGACGAGGAGgcacagtaggtggtgctgtcgcctcacagcaagaaggttgctagttcgagcctcagctgggtcagttggcatttctgtgtggagtttgcatgttctccccgagctggcatgggttttctctgggtgctccggtttcccccacaagatcaAAGACAAGCAGCATTACACTGTTTTAaggatctaaaaatgtattctttaaaaagcaaaaagattccaataacGGCACCTGCTGAtacgtgaagaatatggtcaatactgatgAACTtaacaacatcatatagtttagaacactgtacaatgtttaataataattaattattttagtgtctatttcattcagcatatttaaaattagagtcatccacgttttctgacatactttaaatcagggtttctacagatgtcacaaagttaaatttaagacttttaaagacatttttaagaccattatgaatgaaattttagaccaaggaattttttaaatggcccagaagaaaaggttttttatttgtcctatcaaaaaacattttttatataaaataattaataacacaataatagATCAATGATaccaatattaaaatattttagatatttcttagcaaaagatcttaaatattgtgtgAAAACAAGAGAGCTCGACTtggatccacacacttttttccaaaataaactttctttaaaataaaaaactaattaacaaatgttttaaaagttttaaaaactataataaactaaatccatTCACAACAGTCTGCCCAGGTGGATATCCTCAGCAGTCtttaccattatgataaataaagttaaaatgaccttttaaataaaagttgaaagttttattaagatggattgatggtttttgtgtgggttttgaccaaattgggtaacaaaacatgaacataggaaaatgaagacttgtttaaaaaagatgtaagacctacaacacaacatttcagcaaatttaagactttttaaggccaaattttagattttggaatttaagacattttaagactcagcggaaaccctgtttaaataCAATAGCCctgataattagttattataataatgatttaattctaactctgatactatctgtgagaactagtaacaactactagaaacaagtttaaacccataaagaagtcgatgaaaaaaagggaattgtgatcaacctgacatatgcaaatggaaagtaccaagccaacactatcactgtaatagcagatatcttctatgagaatactatAGGTCAAATATCTTCAGCtcagtttaactttttttatttattgtttttatttattttatatagcgacAGTGCTCAAGGGCGCTTTACacacagtaggagaacaagaaaagcaataaccttaagaaggtagagtaAATGgcagactaataatacataatgacaaaagacctgagaacaagtaacaaaagaaacgagcaattccatgaaaatgtcaaccttatcatgaaaaaataaacttttgaccaaaataacaaaacctatttcaatttgcttattaaggtctatattttattgttatgatgtgctcttgttgaatttttaaggaaattgttttgtttatccatgaaatatgaggattgtgAAAATGCTAATTTTCATTATCATCCAACCACTTTTCGTGCTTTTAAAAAAGGGGTTAAAGACTcaccttttccatgctttatgttaacagtaatcattctgcagaaggattggagtctgtagtataaataattatccttactttttcataacattattgcccttttgatttatgagctacatatttaagacatcacgcagcttcggtcatgtgtcacgtccgtaacgatttaatgaaaaagtttatattgtggaataaatattataacaaataaaatgaaactttgtatacaaagccaaaatatgtttatactaattatgatcgccaactcatctcaggtctttgctctaaacaaccacaattttgcgttacggacgtgaccatttttgaactccttattaatataagccaatgactggcgcatatttgttcattatgatgctgcattacaattactgacttacattacataacatccatatgttatatcaagaactgaatatttcatttaactataaaccactttagtaacatttcagaaataaatgtttaataagaaaacaacattttacatattGCCATAATTGGCCATAATGACCTATTTTCTCCGTCTTACTTGCGGTTCATGTGCGCACGCACTGCCTATAGTGAAAGATAATGACAATGAACCATAAGGCTTTGAAcctatacattttgtaaagtataggctaagcatataacaattttgttatttacatgtgatactgcattaatttgcatacatgtttaataagctgtaaaatgaaagcatcagtttggtgcgaagttataaaatatttgtctttgtttgatttgtagattaggctatttaaaatgtatataagaactattaataactgttattttccaaatggaaaaaagggtggtttgttgattgtagtctgcactaaatcatgaatatgcctagttgagtttatgacgcggctccaggcagcacagacgaccaggatcagcgctggttcgtcaactcctgtgtcaaactgtggccagaata
The Danio rerio strain Tuebingen ecotype United States chromosome 4, GRCz12tu, whole genome shotgun sequence genome window above contains:
- the LOC103910701 gene encoding uncharacterized protein — encoded protein: MAFIKEESEDVKIEETFTVKQEDLPEQTNLIEENEGSKEEKHHVKIKEKTNLQTDGVLKRRDNNRFTCTQCGKILTSKNKLKIHMIIHTGEKPFTCTQCGKSFSRSSSLNQHMMIHTGEKPFTCTQCGKSFSQSSHLNYHMMIHTGEKPFTCTQCGKSFSRSSSLNQHMMIHTGEKPFTCIQCGKSFRQSSYLNEHMMIHTGEKPFTCTKCGKSFVRSSSLNRHMRIHTGEKPFTCTQCEKSFSYSSHLNNHTRIHTGEKPFTCTQCGKSFSQSSDLNKHMMIHTGEKPFTCTQCGKSFICSSSLNQHMMIHTGEKPFTCTKCGKSFSCSSHLNKHTRIHTGEKPFTCIQCGKSFSQSSDLNKHMMIHTGEKPFTCTQCGKSFVRSSSLSQHMRIHTGEKPFTCTKCGKRFNCPSHLNLHMRNHTEEKLLTCTQCGKNFSQPSLLYLHMINHNGEKPTASVWDEFQQLLRP